The following are from one region of the Amyelois transitella isolate CPQ chromosome 21, ilAmyTran1.1, whole genome shotgun sequence genome:
- the LOC106135600 gene encoding brain tumor protein isoform X1 — protein sequence MYVLLIIFFGFKFDVMLSAHCQVTCDNAVWDAGFLKMASRTPSLESLPGANSIGSLERGSLSPLTLSGSSPPASDSAVCDLREYDGLDTTCAICRETFVDPKVLNCFHTFCRACLEREQTHPDKVTCVTCRVDSSLPPGGVPGLLTNLVIAAAVEQDADLLPSTRQTNSPSARCTGCKSKESDAVARCVDCANFLCPNCVMAHQFMHCFEGHRVLAFTDLKDDKGMLGSLSSSGEKTAFCPRHKNDILKFYCRTCSVPICKECTIIEHPAALHDYEHLADAGPKQLELMQQSVNEAKTRATEIRHVVKTVEHAAGKLQVQYHKAQNEINDTFQFYRSMLEERKQELLKELESVFSTKQIALTVVGQKAQETVDKIYQTCDFVERLTKCANIADVLMFRKLLDTKLQTLMSSNPEQSVQTACELEFVSNYQAIQVGVRNTFGYVRTSTEANIGPTKQPPIARPTNGSLINGGSSSSSSSVNGSSGSLNGGIHLPAGLNGVLDRPYTNGLLGPTSQSTSPFESNIITKRFNSATSLGPFSTTIGDINLNGINPYEKWSNGGCDSLFPPTAADPYSLTSAGHNDPILDLTNKLISTTIFPPKSQIKRQKMIYHCKFGEFGVMEGQFTEPSGVAVNAQNDIIVADTNNHRIQIFDKEGRFKFQFGECGKRDGQLLYPNRVAVVRTSGDIIVTERSPTHQIQIYNQYGQFVRKFGANILQHPRGVTVDNKGRIVVVECKVMRVIIFDQVGNVLQKFGCSKHLEFPNGVVVNDKQEIFISDNRAHCVKVFNYEGIYLRQIGGEGVTNYPIGVGINAAGEILIADNHNNFNLTIFTQDGQLVSALESKVKHAQCFDVALMDDGSVVLASKDYRLYIYRYVQVPPIGM from the exons atgtatgtccttttaattattttctttggttttaaatttgatgTGATGTTATCAGCCCACTGTCAAGTCACCTGCGATAACGCTGTGTG GGATGCCGGTTTCCTGAAGATGGCCTCACGCACCCCGTCCCTTGAGTCGCTGCCCGGTGCCAACTCTATAGGTTCGCTAGAGCGTGGCTCTTTATCGCCCCTGACCCTCAGTGGCTCTTCGCCCCCTGCAAGTGATTCCGCCGTATGTGACCTTCGCGAGTACGACGGACTCGATACAACCTGCGCAATCTGCCGAGAAACATTCGTCGACCCAAAAGTATTAAACTGCTTTCACACCTTCTGTCGAGCTTGTCTGGAGAGGGAACAAACGCACCCAGACAAAGTTACCTGTGTtacttgccgggtagacagctCGCTCCCTCCTGGTGGTGTACCCGGTCTCCTCACCAACTTGGTGATAGCAGCAGCCGTTGAACAGGACGCTGATCTTCTGCCATCTACTCGTCAGACCAACTCGCCTTCGGCTCGTTGCACGGGCTGTAAATCAAAGGAATCAGACGCCGTAGCGCGTTGCGTTGATTGCGCTAATTTCCTTTGCCCAAACTGCGTCATGGCGCACCAATTTATGCACTGCTTCGAAGGCCATCGTGTTCTGGCATTTACTGATCTGAAAGACGATAAGGGTATGCTTGGATCTCTATCATCGAGTGGAGAAAAGACAGCCTTCTGCCCAAGGCACAAAAATGACATACTCAAATTTTACTGCCGCACCTGCAGTGTGCCAATATGCAAAGAATGCACGATTATAGAACATCCTGCTGCTTTACATGATTACGAGCATTTAGCAGATGCTGGGCCTAAACAGTTAGAGCTTATGCAACAATCAGTAAATGAAGCTAAAACTCGCGCCACTGAAATAAGGCACGTAGTCAAGACTGTTGAACACGCTGCAGGCAAATTACAAGTCCAATATCATAAAGctcaaaatgaaattaatgacACGTTTCAATTTTACCGATCCATGCTTGAAGAACGCAAGCAAGAACTGTTAAAGGAACTAGAAAGTGTATTTTCTACGAAGCAAATTGCTCTTACTGTTGTCGGGCAAAAGGCTCAAGAAACAGTTGATAAGATCTACCAAACCTGTGATTTTGTGGAACGACTGACTAAATGCGCTAATATTGCAGACGTATTAATGTTCAGAAAGCTTTTAGACACAAAACTACAGACACTGATGAGTTCTAATCCTGAACAAAGTGTGCAAACTGCTTGCGAGCTGGAATTTGTCTCTAACTATCAAGCGATACAAGTCGGAGTTAGAAACACGTTTGGTTACGTGCGCACTAGTACAGAAGCAAATATAGGACCTACTAAACAACCGCCAATTGCGCGTCCTACAAACGGCTCCTTAATTAATGGTGGATCCTCATCTAGTAGCAGCAGCGTCAATGGAAGTTCGGGCAGCCTCAATGGCGGCATCCACCTGCCAGCTGGGCTCAATGGCGTACTAGATCGCCCATACACTAATGGTTTACTAGGCCCCACCAGCCAATCTACTTCACCATTCGAATCAAATATTATCACGAAAAGATTTAACAGCGCCACCAGTCTAGGGCCATTTTCTACGACAATTGGAGACATCAACCTAAATGGAATCAATCCATACGAAAAGTGGTCAAACGGTGGCTGCGACTCCCTATTCCCACCTACTGCTGCGGATCCTTATTCTCTTACATCTGCTGGACATAATGATCCCATCTTAGACCTTACGAATAAACTAATCTCTACCACCATTTTCCCCCCTAAATCTCAAATAAAACgacaaaaaatgatttatcacTGCAAGTTTGGTGAATTTGGGGTAATGGAGGGGCAGTTTACTGAACCGAGTGGAGTCGCAGTAAATGCCCAAAACGATATAATCGTTGCCGATACCAACAACCATCgtatacaaatatttgacaaaGAAGGTcgtttcaaatttcaatttggCGAATGTGGCAAACGGGATGGTCAGCTCTTGTACCCGAACAGAGTGGCTGTAGTCCGTACATCTGGAGATATAATTGTCACTGAGAGATCTCCAACACaccaaattcaaatatataaccAGTATGGTCAATTTGTTCGCAAATTCGGCGCTAACATCCTACAGCACCCTCGCGGCGTCACGGTAGACAACAAAGGACGCATTGTCGTCGTAGAATGCAAAGTGATGCgcgttattatttttgatcaaGTCGGCAACGTGTTACAGAAATTCGGATGTTCTAAACACCTAGAGTTCCCCAACGGCGTGGTCGTAAATGACAAAcaggaaatatttataagcgACAACCGTGCGCACTGTGTAAAAGTGTTTAATTATGAAGGCATTTATTTGCGCCAGATTGGCGGAGAGGGAGTGACAAATTACCCGATTGGCGTGGGCATCAACGCTGCTGGTGAAATTCTTATTGCCGATAATCACAACAACTtcaatttaacaatatttacacaAGACGGGCAGTTAGTGTCAGCATTGGAGAGTAAGGTAAAACATGCGCAGTGCTTCGACGTCGCTCTGATGGACGACGGCTCGGTCGTGCTCGCCAGCAAAGACTATAGGTTGTACATCTATCGCTACGTGCAAGTCCCGCCTATAGGTATGTGA
- the LOC106135600 gene encoding brain tumor protein isoform X2, producing the protein MASRTPSLESLPGANSIGSLERGSLSPLTLSGSSPPASDSAVCDLREYDGLDTTCAICRETFVDPKVLNCFHTFCRACLEREQTHPDKVTCVTCRVDSSLPPGGVPGLLTNLVIAAAVEQDADLLPSTRQTNSPSARCTGCKSKESDAVARCVDCANFLCPNCVMAHQFMHCFEGHRVLAFTDLKDDKGMLGSLSSSGEKTAFCPRHKNDILKFYCRTCSVPICKECTIIEHPAALHDYEHLADAGPKQLELMQQSVNEAKTRATEIRHVVKTVEHAAGKLQVQYHKAQNEINDTFQFYRSMLEERKQELLKELESVFSTKQIALTVVGQKAQETVDKIYQTCDFVERLTKCANIADVLMFRKLLDTKLQTLMSSNPEQSVQTACELEFVSNYQAIQVGVRNTFGYVRTSTEANIGPTKQPPIARPTNGSLINGGSSSSSSSVNGSSGSLNGGIHLPAGLNGVLDRPYTNGLLGPTSQSTSPFESNIITKRFNSATSLGPFSTTIGDINLNGINPYEKWSNGGCDSLFPPTAADPYSLTSAGHNDPILDLTNKLISTTIFPPKSQIKRQKMIYHCKFGEFGVMEGQFTEPSGVAVNAQNDIIVADTNNHRIQIFDKEGRFKFQFGECGKRDGQLLYPNRVAVVRTSGDIIVTERSPTHQIQIYNQYGQFVRKFGANILQHPRGVTVDNKGRIVVVECKVMRVIIFDQVGNVLQKFGCSKHLEFPNGVVVNDKQEIFISDNRAHCVKVFNYEGIYLRQIGGEGVTNYPIGVGINAAGEILIADNHNNFNLTIFTQDGQLVSALESKVKHAQCFDVALMDDGSVVLASKDYRLYIYRYVQVPPIGM; encoded by the coding sequence ATGGCCTCACGCACCCCGTCCCTTGAGTCGCTGCCCGGTGCCAACTCTATAGGTTCGCTAGAGCGTGGCTCTTTATCGCCCCTGACCCTCAGTGGCTCTTCGCCCCCTGCAAGTGATTCCGCCGTATGTGACCTTCGCGAGTACGACGGACTCGATACAACCTGCGCAATCTGCCGAGAAACATTCGTCGACCCAAAAGTATTAAACTGCTTTCACACCTTCTGTCGAGCTTGTCTGGAGAGGGAACAAACGCACCCAGACAAAGTTACCTGTGTtacttgccgggtagacagctCGCTCCCTCCTGGTGGTGTACCCGGTCTCCTCACCAACTTGGTGATAGCAGCAGCCGTTGAACAGGACGCTGATCTTCTGCCATCTACTCGTCAGACCAACTCGCCTTCGGCTCGTTGCACGGGCTGTAAATCAAAGGAATCAGACGCCGTAGCGCGTTGCGTTGATTGCGCTAATTTCCTTTGCCCAAACTGCGTCATGGCGCACCAATTTATGCACTGCTTCGAAGGCCATCGTGTTCTGGCATTTACTGATCTGAAAGACGATAAGGGTATGCTTGGATCTCTATCATCGAGTGGAGAAAAGACAGCCTTCTGCCCAAGGCACAAAAATGACATACTCAAATTTTACTGCCGCACCTGCAGTGTGCCAATATGCAAAGAATGCACGATTATAGAACATCCTGCTGCTTTACATGATTACGAGCATTTAGCAGATGCTGGGCCTAAACAGTTAGAGCTTATGCAACAATCAGTAAATGAAGCTAAAACTCGCGCCACTGAAATAAGGCACGTAGTCAAGACTGTTGAACACGCTGCAGGCAAATTACAAGTCCAATATCATAAAGctcaaaatgaaattaatgacACGTTTCAATTTTACCGATCCATGCTTGAAGAACGCAAGCAAGAACTGTTAAAGGAACTAGAAAGTGTATTTTCTACGAAGCAAATTGCTCTTACTGTTGTCGGGCAAAAGGCTCAAGAAACAGTTGATAAGATCTACCAAACCTGTGATTTTGTGGAACGACTGACTAAATGCGCTAATATTGCAGACGTATTAATGTTCAGAAAGCTTTTAGACACAAAACTACAGACACTGATGAGTTCTAATCCTGAACAAAGTGTGCAAACTGCTTGCGAGCTGGAATTTGTCTCTAACTATCAAGCGATACAAGTCGGAGTTAGAAACACGTTTGGTTACGTGCGCACTAGTACAGAAGCAAATATAGGACCTACTAAACAACCGCCAATTGCGCGTCCTACAAACGGCTCCTTAATTAATGGTGGATCCTCATCTAGTAGCAGCAGCGTCAATGGAAGTTCGGGCAGCCTCAATGGCGGCATCCACCTGCCAGCTGGGCTCAATGGCGTACTAGATCGCCCATACACTAATGGTTTACTAGGCCCCACCAGCCAATCTACTTCACCATTCGAATCAAATATTATCACGAAAAGATTTAACAGCGCCACCAGTCTAGGGCCATTTTCTACGACAATTGGAGACATCAACCTAAATGGAATCAATCCATACGAAAAGTGGTCAAACGGTGGCTGCGACTCCCTATTCCCACCTACTGCTGCGGATCCTTATTCTCTTACATCTGCTGGACATAATGATCCCATCTTAGACCTTACGAATAAACTAATCTCTACCACCATTTTCCCCCCTAAATCTCAAATAAAACgacaaaaaatgatttatcacTGCAAGTTTGGTGAATTTGGGGTAATGGAGGGGCAGTTTACTGAACCGAGTGGAGTCGCAGTAAATGCCCAAAACGATATAATCGTTGCCGATACCAACAACCATCgtatacaaatatttgacaaaGAAGGTcgtttcaaatttcaatttggCGAATGTGGCAAACGGGATGGTCAGCTCTTGTACCCGAACAGAGTGGCTGTAGTCCGTACATCTGGAGATATAATTGTCACTGAGAGATCTCCAACACaccaaattcaaatatataaccAGTATGGTCAATTTGTTCGCAAATTCGGCGCTAACATCCTACAGCACCCTCGCGGCGTCACGGTAGACAACAAAGGACGCATTGTCGTCGTAGAATGCAAAGTGATGCgcgttattatttttgatcaaGTCGGCAACGTGTTACAGAAATTCGGATGTTCTAAACACCTAGAGTTCCCCAACGGCGTGGTCGTAAATGACAAAcaggaaatatttataagcgACAACCGTGCGCACTGTGTAAAAGTGTTTAATTATGAAGGCATTTATTTGCGCCAGATTGGCGGAGAGGGAGTGACAAATTACCCGATTGGCGTGGGCATCAACGCTGCTGGTGAAATTCTTATTGCCGATAATCACAACAACTtcaatttaacaatatttacacaAGACGGGCAGTTAGTGTCAGCATTGGAGAGTAAGGTAAAACATGCGCAGTGCTTCGACGTCGCTCTGATGGACGACGGCTCGGTCGTGCTCGCCAGCAAAGACTATAGGTTGTACATCTATCGCTACGTGCAAGTCCCGCCTATAGGTATGTGA